Genomic segment of Rhinoderma darwinii isolate aRhiDar2 unplaced genomic scaffold, aRhiDar2.hap1 Scaffold_2001, whole genome shotgun sequence:
ATGGTTAGCGGCTCTGCGGAGTGGCTGGGCTGTGGTGGGTGATCACATGGTTAGCGGCTCTGCGGAGTGGCTGGGCTGTGGTGGGTGATCACATGGTCAGCGGCTCTGCGGGGGTGGGTAGGTGATCACATGGTTAGCGACTCTGTGGGGTCGGCTGTGGTGGGTGATCACGTGGTCGTGGCTCTGTGGGGGCGGCTGTGGTGGGTGGTCGTGGCTCTGCGGCGGCGGATGTGGTGGGTGATCACATGGTCAGCGGCTCTGCGGGGGTGGGTGGGTGATCACATGGTTAGCGACTCTGGGGTCGGCTGTGGTGGGTGGTCGTGGCTCTGCGGGGGCGGCTGTGGTGGGTGATCACGTGGTCGTGGCTCTCCGGGGGCGGCTGTGGTGGGTGATCACGTGGTCGTGGTTCTGCGGGGGTGGCTGTAGTGGGTGGTCGTGGCTCTGCGGGGGCGGCTGTGGTGGGTGGTCGTGGCTCTGCGGCGGCGGATGTGGTGGGTGATCGCATGGTTAGCGGCTCTGCGTGGGTGGGTGATCACATGGTTAGCGACACTGTGGGGTCGGCTGTGGTGGGTGATCACGTGGTCGTGGCTCTGCGGGGGCGGCTGTGGTGGGTGGTCGTGGCTCTGCGGCGGCGgatgtggtggatgatcacatggTCAGCGGCTCTGCGGGGGTGGGTGGGTGATCACATGGTTAGCGACACTGGGGTCGGCTGTGGTGGGTGATCACGTGGTCGTGGCTCTGCGGGGGCGGCTGTGGTGGGTGATCACGTGGTCGTAGCTCTGCGGGGGCGGATGTGGTGGGTGGTCGTGGCTCTGCGGAGGCGGATGTGGTGGGTGATCGCATGGTTAGCGGCTCTGCGGGGGTGGCTGGGCTGTGGTGGGTGATCACATGGTTTGCAGCGATctcgtgatgtcacagtagcgtCTGCAGGTGATTGGTCAGtgtccctcttgtctcctcagcgcATTGGTTACTGGTTTAAGAAGGAGGAGATTGAATTTGTCATCTTACAGAGAATTCATGAGCTTTTTAGTCGCGCCACCAACAAATGGAAGGTGAGTGTTTCTGAGCGgaggatgctgggagttgtagtctagtTGGCGGGGTCCTGACACTCTGCCCTTGTCTTGTAGGAGGATCTCCAGCTGTGGATGTCTCATgtggctttctgtaagaagtggGTGAGTGTCCTCCATCTTGGCGGCTGGTTTGGGGTCACCGCGTTCTAGGCTCTGAATGTGACGTTTCTCTTCTAGAACTGTAAACTGCAACTCAGCCGCATCTTCTCCTCCCTCTTGGCAGTGCAGCCGGATAAAGCAGGTATGACCCGGGGCCCCCGGTACTGCCTCCAGGGCCCGCGCTGCCTCTAAACTCTCTCTCTTCCCTTCCAGCCTTGTGGATAATGGCAGCTAAGTGGGAATTTGAGGATCAACTGTCGGCTGAGAGTGCAAGACTTCTCTTCCTGCGCGCCCTGCGCTTCCACCCGGACTCCGCCAAACTGTACCAGGAAGTGAGTCTGTGCCCCGGGGGGATATCACCCGCTAAAGAGC
This window contains:
- the LOC142701110 gene encoding U3 small nucleolar RNA-associated protein 6 homolog; its protein translation is MAEFVQRRVEDQIPELQQLERVGLLTGKEARSVIKKVTALEYKLKRRTVEKEDFISYIQYEINFLELLKKRRQRIGYWFKKEEIEFVILQRIHELFSRATNKWKEDLQLWMSHVAFCKKWNCKLQLSRIFSSLLAVQPDKAALWIMAAKWEFEDQLSAESARLLFLRALRFHPDSAKLYQE